The region gattcttaaccgctgcatgaccagggaagtccctaggcagATAATGTTCTAATGGGAGTGGGCAGCTGGAGTTCAGACTCTGTGGGGTAGCAGGTCCTGGGCCCAGTTTTCTTGGGTTCTGTGCTTGCTCTGTCTCCAAGGACTGCATGACCAAGatttccttgagcctcagtttccctgtctgaaGCTTGATCCTTCTCCCCTCACATCTCCTTTGAATTCTAGTAATAAATAGGGGAATTCATTGGGAGCAGTGAAAAAAATGGAGTTTTCCAGGCCTCTTGATGACTGTAGAGTCTAGAGCTCAGTcaccagggctgggcagggctagAATCTTGGAGGGCCAGCTTTGTTTGAGCAACTGACCTGGCAACAGGGTTGGCCTGACAAACACTTCTGGCTTTCCGTAGTCTCCTCTGCTGTCTGTATCTTCAGGTCACTATGGTGCTGCTCAGGCCCCTGGTGCTTCTTCTTGCTCTGGTTGTCTCTGGTGAGGAGCTGGTGGGTGGGGGAACTCTAGTTCTCACCCCCTGACTCCACAGTGGAGTCCTGATCCCTCTCAAATAAGCTACCATGGAggacaggggctggggggagccaGGAAAGGGCAAAGATCTGTATCCCCGACCCTCATTCCTTATCTTGGCTGCTTCCTCGACCAAGTTCTTACTCCCAGTCTGTGAAATGAGCTGACCCATTGTTGGATGTGGGGGACAAGGAAGGACTTTGGCTGCTTGTCTCCAGGATGTGGCCAGGCCCTAAGGCAGAAAGGAGGGACTCTGGTTGTGTATATGGTTCCATGAGAATGGGGGCCTCCAGCCTGAATCGTCTCTTCCTCACAGACCTCCACTGCCTGCCCTGGTTCATAAATGTCTCTGAGAGCCAGGGACCTGGCACCATCCTTCAGTCTTTCTCCTTCAACTGCTCTTCATACACACCCACCCTGGAGTTGCTCCATGTGCAGCCACCCACCACCTTCTTCAACCCACCTAGCCTAACTAGATGGCAGGGGATCTATGTGGGCAAGGTAGGGTTATGGGCACAACTGGGGACCATGGGGGAACAAGGACAGACCCTAAGTTCACAAAGCCAGAGGTGGCATAGAAGGATGGAGATCCTAGGCCCCACATGGCACTGCCCACCTGCCACAGATGACCTTGAGCAGCTCAGCCCGGCTGGATGCCCTGACAGTGAACCACTATGAGCTGCAGCTGCGGTTCACATGTGGCAACCATGTGATGGAGGGACCACTCTCTGTGGATGTGCAGCGGGACCCTGGCCGTATCCAGTGTGCTGGTCGATTTGCCAGCCCAGGTGAGGCCAGGGACAGCAGGCAGGGGGTGTGGGCAGGCATGACCTGAACAGAACCCTCCATGACCTCCCCTCTGGCCAGCTGGGGAAATCATTCAGGTGCCAGAAACTGTCAAACCTGGGGCCCGGCTGTACACTCTGCTGCTCCCAGGCCAGGGAGCCCAGGTGAGCCCTGCACATGGGCAgtggtgttgggggtggggtaggatggAGGGTcggggggagatggggagaccaagcccagcccctgcctggccaAGCATAGCCTGCAGAAGGATTCTTTAGTCTACAGCTGAGCCTCAGCAATGATGCATGTTCTTGGAGAGAGCCACTGAGGGCTGCCCACCCCTCAATGACTATGGCTGTTCCCATAGGGACATCTCAGGGGCTGAGTTCTTCTTTAAAGTTCTTCTGTGTGTTCTGAATTCTCCATGAAATTTCTGTATCATTTTTGCAATCCCCAAAAGAAatctagtttaaaaacaaaataattagttTAAAAGCAGAGAGGATTGAGGATCAGGGCCGGGGGGAGCCCAGGCTAGAGTGGCAGTGGCAGGGTATGGGAGAGTTGAGAGTGGGCAGGTACGTGCTGGGTTGTTGGGGGACTTTGACAGGGATGCTTGGGGCACTGAGGGTTGGGAAAGGGGCCTCCAGCATCTCCGTCCTGTCAGATGAGCATCACCAGTGCCCAGGATCCGCCATACTTCCCTGGACCTTTCTCTATCAATGGGCAAGGTTGGCTGCAGGCACCATCCCAGGGCCTCAAAGGCCAGGCTCAAAAGGTGAGCATGACTTGGGACCTGGAGATATCCATGAATTGGGCATAAAATGGGCAGAGCCACTACCTCCTGGAAGTTTGTTTGTTCCTGACCTCCTCAATCATGCTGCCTTTTCCAGACATAGCCCACACCTGTACCTGCTGCCCCACTCTGGCTGTACTCCCACCTTGGCCTGGttctgtgctgggctctggagTTCTAGAAAGAAGAGGGATCCCTGGCTCCAGGAGCCCATGGTGCCCCTTATAGAAAGGAGAAAGTTCTGAGCAGTCACACAGGAAGTGAAAGCTCTGGGTACAGTGCCTAGTGTAGTCTGGAGgaagttagagaagttcctttaaaacTTCCACGTCTTAGTGACTGACCCTTAGCAACTCTAAGATGATAATTCACATTGTGAATGATTCAGATATTACTCTTCTGGGGGCTGTATGCATCCTAAGAGAAGGACTTATGACCCAGAAGAGTGAGACACAAAGGAATATCTGTCAGCAGAGTGACAGGTCATAGGGAGGAGTGAGTGTCGGGGTTCGCTGTGGAGGTCCTGAGATGGCGCTGCCTATTTGAAGGGACGACTGGGCACAGATATACAGGTAGACACACACCGTGGTTCCCTTCTTGTTTTGTGTGCACCACAGGTCTTCCAGCTTCAGATCCTGGTGAGCTTTGGACAAGGCCGAAGCTGCTGTGGGATGCTGACAGTGAAAGTTTTGCCTGCTCTCTCCAGACAGGTCTCCTTCCTGTAAGGCTCCCCTACCCTGGGAACAGTGGGGAAGGCAGGACCTAGCCCCAGGGAATTAGGAGTAGGGTTAAGGTGTGGGGCTGCTGGAGCATCCCCAGCTGGCTCCTGTACCAGGGAAGACCCAGGGGAGGGGTCCGCAGACCCCGCCGGGGTGGCGGGAGAAAGTAGGAGCCAGTGCCCCCATTTTGGTCCAGGCAGCAAGCCCAGAATATCACCATCCCGGAGAACCTGGTCCCCGGAAGTAAGGTGGTTCAGGTCCAGGCCCGGGGCTTCGATGTGCGCTACGAAATCCTCTCCCCAGTGCCCTGCCGGCTCTTCTCCATCGGACGCGGTGAGGGGCATGGAGGGCGGTTAAGGGGATGCCTCTGCGGCTGGTCTAGAAGCGACCCGCACTACCTCCTCACTCTCTTGAGAAACGAGCCTGGTGCCGAGGCAGAAATGGGGCGAGGTAGTGTTTGGGGGCCCGAAGTTAGAAGCGAGCCTTGGAGGAGGCGGCCAAGTGGTCAGTCTCTGCGCCCTCCCCCGCCAGCGGATCCGTGGGAGGGTGGGAACTGGACTGAGCTGGAGGCGGGGCCGAACTCTGCGTCCCCCGCCCTCCCAACCTGCCCAGTCGACGGAGTGGTCCGGACAACCTCGCCTCTGGAGCTGGCGCAAGCCCCAGACGCCGCGGTCACTAGGCTGCGGGTGAAGGCCTTTGAGCGGCTCTGGCCGTGGGCCAGCGCCGAGCTTGATTTCAGGGTGGACGTGCAGCCGGTCAACCGCTGGCCCCCGCGCTGCACACCAGCGCTGCTGGTGTGAGTATATGGGAGCCTTACCTTGGCTATTGGGTAGAGCCATGGTTCGccgcccagccccagctcccaccctGCCGCCCTGCCCTCTGCTCCCAGGACTCAAATCCCCGAGACCACGCCTGTGGGCACTGTGCTGAATACCTTCACTTGCACTGACCCTGAATCTCCTGGCTCCGCCCTGGACTACCAGCTGCTGTTCCACAGCCCTGCTGACGCAGCCAGCCTCTGCCTTCAAGACAGAGTCCTGGAGGTGCCCAGTGCCCGACCCCAGACCCATGTGCAGAGTGCTTGGACAAGAAGGGGGGGGTGGGCCAATGGTCTGCGGGAGCCGAGACCATGAGGGTGAAGGAGATGGTGGTGGAGCCAACCTGCTTTACAGTCAGGAAAACGGAGGGTCAGGGTAGGCTATCTGTGAGTAACCTGGCCTGAGGCAGCCCAGTGTGGCTCAAGGCTCTCCCAGGCCTTGGCTGGGCATCACCCTCTGGCCCCTCTGGCTAGGTGAATGCCACACTGGACTGTGACACTCCTGGCGCCTGCTTTCATCATGCAGCTTCCATCCTGGTGCTTGATAGTGGTCAGCCTCTGATGACCAGTGAGTGACCATGCCCAGGCCTGGACATTCAGGACCGGGTTCTTCTATACCCTTCTTCCTATCCTCAGGATGGGGTCATCTCTCCTCCCTCAGAAACCAATGGGGCAGGGTTGTCTCCACCAAAGACCCCTGGCAGAGGCACATTTCTCCTCTCTGAGACCCCTTGGCAGGGGAGGGCTATtgcccttcctccttccagaGCCTCTACCTCCTTAAGccgccagggcagggctgggcaacCCAGGCCAGCTCCCTGACTGCCAAATGGCTTCCAGCTGAGGTGCCAGTACTGGTGATGGTGACACCTGTCAACGAGTTCTCCCCAGCCTGTGTCCCACGCACATTCCGGGTTCGTGAGGATGCAGGGCCCCACACTCTTCTGGGCTCTGTGGTGGGCAAGGACATGGATTACCCGCACGACAGCATTGAGTACTCCAGCCCTGGCGGGTCTGCCACTTTTGCTGTGGACCGTCTCAGCGGtactcccaccccagggctgggATGGAGGGGCGAAGCCAGAGTTGACTCTGCAAGCTGAGGCAGTGGCCACCCCTTCTAGGGGAGGTTCGCCTCCTGGGGCCTTTGGACTATGAGCTGCAGAAGTTCCACAGTCTCACTGTCCTGCTGACTGACCATAGCCAAGACCAGGACCCTACCTGCCACCGCTCAGGCTCTTGCACCATTACCATTGAGGTGGAGGTAATTGAGCCCCAAAGCCTTGGAAAGAACTGGAAAGAGTTCATATCTCCCTCTGGCCTNNNNNNNNNNNNNNNNNNNNNNNNNNNNNNNNNNNNNNNNNNNNNNNNNNNNNNNNNNNNNNNNNNNNNNNNNNNNNNNNNNNNNNNNNNNNNNNNNNNNNNNNNNNNNNNNNNNNNNNNNNNNNNNNNNNNNNNNNNNNNNNNNNNNNNNNNNNNNNNNNNNNNNNNNNNNNNNNNNNNNNNNNNNNNNNNNNNNNNNNNNNNNNNNNNNNNNNNNNNNNNNNNNNNNNNNNNNNNNNNNNNNNNNNNNNNNNNNNNNNNNNNNNNNNNNNNNNNNNNNNNNNNNNNNNNNNNNNNNNNNNNNNNNNNNNNNNNNNNNNNNNNNNNNNNNNNNNNNNNNNNNNNNNNNNNNNNNNNNNNNNNNNNNNNNNNNNNNNNNNNNNNNNNNNNNNNNNNNNNNNNNNNNNNNNNNNNNNNNNNNNNNNNNNNNNNNNNNNNNNNNNNNNNNNNNNNNNNNNNNNNNNNNNNNNNNNNNNNNNNNNNNNNNNNNNNNNNNNNNNCTTGTCTAACcctctcactttcttttcttcctttttaataaatgtatttatttatttttggctgcgttgggtctttgttgctgcgcgcgggctttctctagttgtggcaagcgggggctactcttcattggggtgcatggGGGTTCTcatcactgtggcttctcttgtcgtgaagcacgggctctaggcgcgtgggctgagtagttgtgcatgtgggctcagtagtttggctcatgggctctagagcacgggctcagtagttgtggcgcatgggctaagttgctccacagcatgcgggatcttcctggaccagggctcgaacccatgccccctgcactggcaggcggattcgtaaccactgagccaccagggaagcccaccctctCACTTTCAACTATTGTCTTCTGTACATTCAAAAGAACTATATTTTCTAGGTGACATCCAACTCGACATAATTTAACCCTCTACTTATTTAACTGCTTTATGATGCTGTCATTTCCTATGTCCTCCTCTAGATCTGGTTTCCTTCTGCCTATGTCACCTAGAGAGACATCAAGACTTCTCAAAGACACTCCCCAAAATATGTCTTCTGCTGACACTGAACATTAGGCTATTCTAAGCTCAACAGGCAGAACTTCTGCCTCACCAAACCACCAGCATTCCTAAGTTGAAACACCTATTTTCCGTGCTGTACTCATGCGAAACAGTTTGTTGTGTCCATTTTTATCAAACAGGTTTTCATAGTTTCTTCTGGATCATTACCAAACGAGTTGAAACACAATACCTAGAAATCAAGgagttttttgttatttgttcttAAAAAGGTCTAGGCTGCCCTTCATCTAACTTCCAAATCCAACCTTCTGTCAGCTACACTTCTCGTTTTACACCCTTGATGTGCAATATCAGCATTATGTGAGAATCAGTGAAAAGCATTTATGAATATGTCAGTATGCCAGACCAAGAATATCCTTCTCTTTGGCCCATTTCCTTATGCAGGAGGGCACTGCCCCAATCCCTGGTCTCTTTTAcgaaaaaaaatccttaagacATTAAggtgaaatagatttttttttcttaccttctcaTTACATTGCTTAAATGTACACCTCACTTTACTGAGCTTCACAACTGTGTCCTGGCTTCCTTACATAGATGACTGCCTATCCTACAGGTTTTTGCCTTTGGAacttcttctctttgtcttttccagagcTTCAGTTTTGTTCAAGTTTGAATGCCCTCTGGTCTACAatattctttgtttcctgggcTCCCCCTCGTACTCTGATCTAGAGTGTCCTCCAGGCCTGCCACATAGCTCCCATGCTGGGCCCCTCCTTGCTGCAGCTGACCAGAGTGAGAATTGTTCCTCCTATGtcctctccttttcccctctttcttggTTTCCTCCTTATTTGAGTGGAATACATCCTTCAAGTAACTTCCTAAGAAAGAGTGCTCAGGAGGTCAATTTTCTGAGTCCTTTGCAGGACTTTATTCTACTCCAACCCTTGACTGATAGTTTGGCTGAAGACAGAATTCTACGTTGTctgaaaataaagacagttttacttcttcctttccaatctggatgtcttttattatttcattttcttgcctaactgcgcTGGCCAGAACCTCCAAGTTATATGTCAACTAGAAATGGAGAGCGTGGACAttcttgtctcgttcctgatcttaggggttAAAGCAATTTCATCACTGAGTAGGAAGCTAGCTGTAGGTTTTCACAGATGCCTTCTATCAGGTTTGAGGAACGAACTTTCCATCCCCACTTTGCTAAGAGTTTTGTTACTCTTGTTGTTTTATCAAGAATGGATGTTGttgatacagatggccaacaggtacatgaaaagatgctcaacatggctaattattagagaaatgcaaatcaaaactacaacgaggtaccacctcacaccagtcagaatggccatcattaaaaaatgtacaaataacaaatgctggacagggtgtggagaaaagggaaccctcccctacattgttgttgggaatgtaaattggtgaagccactatggagaacagtatggaggttcttcaaaacaCTAGAGTTGCCagatgattcagcaatcccactcctgggcatatatccggacaaaactgtaattcaaaaagatgcatgcacccctatgttcacagcagcactattcacaacagagAAGACaagcaaacaacctaaatgtccatcaacagatgaatggataaagatgtggtacatatagacaacggactattactcagccataaaaaagaatgaaataatgccatttgcagtaacactgatggacctagagattgtcacactaagTGACgtgtcagaaagacaaataccatatgatatcacatgtggaatctaaaatatgataagAACTTTTCTACAatacgaaacagactcacacacatagagaacagacttgtgggggtgggagggggatggattgggagtttgggattagcagatgcaaactattatatatagaatgattaaataacaaggtcctactgtatagcacagggaactatattcaatatcctgtgataaatcataatggaaaagaatatgaaaaagaatgtacatatatgtataactgaatcactttgctgtacagcagaaattaacacagcattgtaaataaactatacttcagtaaaataaatttaaaaaagaatgtatgttggATACTGTTGGTTGTTCTTCTGCATttactgagataatcatatgatttttctttttttagtttattgatatAGTCACTTACATTaacttttgaatgttaaaccTACCCTGCATTACTCCTATGGTAAACCTACTTGGTCACGACATACTgtccttttaatatattcttggattcaatttgctaaaatcttgttaaattttgaaaatttaggtTCGTCTACGACATTAATTTTCTTGTAATGGCCTTACAGAATGAGTAGTGATGTATTCCTGcttcaactttttggaagagttcgtgtagtatttcttaaatatttggtagaattcaccagtgaagttgtgtgggcctggagttttctttgctAGAATGCTTTAAAATCCAATTTCAATTTGTTTACTACATAGGGCTATTCAGATTATTCATTTCTTGTTGAGTGAGTTTTCACAGTTTGTGTCTTGCAATAaattgtctatttcatctaagttgtagaatttactggcataaagttgttcacaatatttttattttttaaaatatcggTAGAAACTGTAGTGATGACACATCTgtctttttaagatttcttttttgatgtggaccatttttaaaatctttattgaatgttacaatattgcttctatgttttggttttttggccgtgaagcatgtgggatcttaggtccccaaccagggatcgaacccagatcccctgcattggaaggtgaagtcttcaccactggaccgccggggaagtcccacatctgtcatttctgatattggaaatttatgtcttttctttttcctaatcaGTCTGGCTAGAGATTTATCCTAGCCTTTGGTCTTtagttttcattgattttctttatttttgctcatttttctactgAATTGTCTTTCTTCCTATTGATTTTGaattgcatacacacacacacacacacacacacacacacacagattctaGAAACAAATCATCCTCGGTCAGTTTTACAATGATGTAAATAGCTCTTAATCTTctttaaaagtgtattttgataaaactttttaattttatatactcaAATGCATCATTCtctcctttaaaatttctttttgtcttgcaGGGCCATCTAAAGCTATAATGGAAACCTTTAATTCTCTAGGCACATACCATCGAGTACCTTGACACAGAGCATCATACGTGATGAAGGGAGAAATGGTTATGCTATGGGTAGAACAGGAAGAAGAGCCTTCCAAGAGTGGGTAAGATCTGGTAATTAAATGAGCCATGCAACCTAccactagtttaaaaaaatatatatatttttgatcctgattttttttttttttttttttacctcattaCTCACACCTAGGAAGAATTCaggtaggaaaatgaaaatcaatggtCCTTTACTTCATTTGATATAAGCCCTAATTTTCTTGGCATTTGTAAGATTGGCttaaacacagagaattaaatTTGGGTAGAGGTTTTTGGGGgtgttttaatatacttttttttactatttaaaattgtggtaaaaacatatataacataaatttgtcattttaaccatttttaaatgtaaaattcagtggcattaagtacgttcacaatgttgtataaccACTTTCGttatctatttccagaacttttataTCACCTCAAACAAAatctctatacccattaaataactccccatttccctctcacCTGAACCCCTGGTaccctctaatctactttctgtctctacaaattTGCCTACTGTAGATATTTCGtacaagtggaatcatgtaaTGTTTGTCCTTTggggtctggcttatttcacttagcataatgttttcaaggttcatccaccttgtagcatgtgtcagaacttcatttgtttttatggctgaatactctTCCAGCGTaaatatatgccacattttgtttatccgttcgtCTGTTCAACCCAATTCaacacctgggttgtttccacctttgggctattgtaaataatgcttctgtgagtattacaagtatctgtttgagtctctatttccaattcttttgagtatatacctaggagtggaattgctgaatcatatggtaattctgtgtttaactttttgaggaactgtcaaactgtttttccatagtggctgtaccatttgacattcttaccagcaatgttcctatttctccatatctttgccactctttctttcttccttcctgtcttccttccttcctttcttttccttctttcttttaatgtatttttatttatttattcaaattaatttttattggaatatagttgctttacaatgttgtattagttttctttctttttaatagccATCCACTGGTTGTGAGTAGTCTCtattgtggtttagatttgcatttccctaatgactaatgatgttgattatcttttcatgtgcttattggccatttgtgtatctattCTGGAGAAATGTTTACTCAACTCCTTTGACCATTTATGAATAGGGttgtttcttaacttttttttttgacatctttattggagtataattgcttttgtttcttaactCTTAATGGCAAAAAGAGGTAGACTAGTTCTTAGAactagttgttgttgttttttacctCAGggcttttgtggtatgcgggcctccctctgctgtggcctctcccgttgcggggcacaggctctggacgcccaggctcagcggccatggctcacgggcctagccgctccgcggcatgtgggatcctcccagaccggggcgcgaacccggttcccctgcatcggcaggcggacgcgcaaccactgcgccaccagggaagcccctaccNNNNNNNNNNNNNNNNNNNNNNNNNNNNNNNNNNNNNNNNNNNNNNNNNNNNNNNNNNNNNNNNNNNNNNNNNNNNNNNNNNNNNNNNNNNNNNNNNNNNNNNNNNNNNNNNNNNNNNNNNNNNNNNNNNNNNNNNNNNNNNNNNNNNNNNNNNNNNNNNNNNNNNNNNNNNNNNNNNNNNNNNNNNNNNNNNNNNNNNNNNNNNNNNNNNNNNNNNNNNNNNNNNNNNNNNNNNNNNNNNNNNNacacacacacacacacacacacacacacacagattctaGAAACAAATCATCCTCGGTCAGTTTTACAATGATGTAAATAGCTCTTAATCTTctttaaaagtgtattttgataaaactttttaattttatatactcaAATGCATCATTCtctcctttaaaatttctttttgtcttgcaGGGCCATCTAAAGCTATAATGGAAACCTTTAATTCTCTAGGCACATACCATCGAGTACCTTGACACAGAGCATCATACGTGATGAAGGGAGAAATGGTTATGCTATGGGTAGAACAGGAAGAAGAGCCTTCCAAGAGTGGGTAAGATCTGGTAATTAAATGAGCCATGCAACCTAccactagtttaaaaaaatatatatatttttgatcctgattttttttttttttttttttacctcattaCTCACACCTAGGAAGAATTCaggtaggaaaatgaaaatcaatggtCCTTTACTTCATTTGATATAAGCCCTAATTTTCTTGGCATTTGTAAGATTGGCttaaacacagagaattaaatTTGGGTAGAGGTTTTTGGGGgtgttttaatatacttttttttactatttaaaattgtggtaaaaacatatataacataaatttgtcattttaaccatttttaaatgtaaaattcagtggcattaagtacgttcacaatgttgtataaccACTTTCGttatctatttccagaacttttataTCACCTCAAACAAAatctctatacccattaaataactccccatttccctctcacCTGAACCCCTGGTaccctctaatctactttctgtctctacaaattTGCCTACTGTAGATATTTCGtacaagtggaatcatgtaaTGTTTGTCCTTTggggtctggcttatttcacttagcataatgttttcaaggttcatccaccttgtagcatgtgtcagaacttcatttgtttttatggctgaatactctTCCAGCGTaaatatatgccacattttgtttatccgttcgtCTGTTCAACCCAATTCaacacctgggttgtttccacctttgggctattgtaaataatgcttctgtgagtattacaagtatctgtttgagtctctatttccaattcttttgagtatatacctaggagtggaattgctgaatcatatggtaattctgtgtttaactttttgaggaactgtcaaactgtttttccatagtggctgtaccatttgacattcttaccagcaatgttcctatttctccatatctttgccactctttctttcttccttcctgtcttccttccttcctttcttttccttctttcttttaatgtatttttatttatttattcaaattaatttttattggaatatagttgctttacaatgttgtattagttttctttctttttaatagccATCCACTGGTTGTGAGTAGTCTCtattgtggtttagatttgcatttccctaatgactaatgatgttgattatcttttcatgtgcttattggccatttgtgtatctattCTGGAGAAATGTTTACTCAACTCCTTTGACCATTTATGAATAGGGttgtttcttaacttttttttttgacatctttattggagtataattgcttttgtttcttaactCTTAATGGCAAAAAGAGGTAGACTAGTTCTTAGAactagttgttgttgttttttacctCAGggcttttgtggtatgcgggcctccctctgctgtggcctctcccgttgcggggcacaggctctggacgcccaggctcagcggccatggctcacgggcctagccgctccgcggcatgtgggatcctcccagaccggggcgcgaacccggttcccctgcatcggcaggcggacgcgcaaccactgcgccaccagggaagcccctacctcaGGGCTTTTGTTTATGAGTGGAAGCTTGGAATGTTCTTTGCATTGTCCTTTGCCCACAGATGCTCCTCATCCTTCAGTCCTTAAAGTCTCCGCAGACACTCCTTTCCTGATCATTCTATATCAAGTGCTCTGTTTTGGaagctttattattttcagttaCAGAACCTGACTTATTTTATTCAAAGTACTTATCACAATCTATAATTGTTTTGTctataatttgtttattctttgtttctcACACTAGCATGTAAGCTCCATAAAGGTATGggccttctttgtcttttacgCTAATGAGCAGAGGGCCTGGCAtctagtagatgctcagtaagtacTGGTAACTGAAAAATGAATGAGGCAAAGTTCTGAATAACTATACAGAAGCCTAGAACCTCATATTTAGTACTATTAAGAAGTAAcacttgggatttccctggtggcgcagtggttaggagtccaatgcaggggacatgggtttgatccctagtcggggaagatcccacatgctgcagagcaactaagcccgtgcaccacagctgctaagcctgagctctagagtccacgaggcacaactacagagcccatgtgccacaactactgaagcctgcgtgcctagagctcgtgctccacaagagaggccaccacaatgagacgccCATGTaccgccacaaagagtagccccagctcactgcaactagagaaagcccgcacgcagcaacaaagacccaacgcagccaaaaata is a window of Physeter macrocephalus isolate SW-GA chromosome 18, ASM283717v5, whole genome shotgun sequence DNA encoding:
- the CDHR4 gene encoding cadherin-related family member 4, whose product is MVLLRPLVLLLALVVSDLHCLPWFINVSESQGPGTILQSFSFNCSSYTPTLELLHVQPPTTFFNPPSLTRWQGIYVGKMTLSSSARLDALTVNHYELQLRFTCGNHVMEGPLSVDVQRDPGRIQCAGRFASPAGEIIQVPETVKPGARLYTLLLPGQGAQMSITSAQDPPYFPGPFSINGQGWLQAPSQGLKGQAQKVFQLQILVSFGQGRSCCGMLTVKVLPALSRQVSFLQQAQNITIPENLVPGSKVVQVQARGFDVRYEILSPVPCRLFSIGRVDGVVRTTSPLELAQAPDAAVTRLRVKAFERLWPWASAELDFRVDVQPVNRWPPRCTPALLVTQIPETTPVGTVLNTFTCTDPESPGSALDYQLLFHSPADAASLCLQDRVLEVNATLDCDTPGACFHHAASILVLDSGQPLMTTEVPVLVMVTPVNEFSPACVPRTFRVREDAGPHTLLGSVVGKDMDYPHDSIEYSSPGGSATFAVDRLSGEVRLLGPLDYELQKFHSLTVLLTDHSQDQDPTCHRSGSCTITIEVEIWFPSAYVT